The following are encoded together in the Desulfoplanes formicivorans genome:
- the gspG gene encoding type II secretion system major pseudopilin GspG: MRTRYHGTTGQGSRLQRGFTLIEIMVVIVILGILAGLIVPRLMDEPDKARVVKAKMQIESLLTAVKKYKLDTGEYPSTEQGLIALVEKPTVGKVPANYPEKGYISKVPLDPWNNNYVYISPGEHDDVEIISYGADGEEGGEGANADIRSWELE; encoded by the coding sequence ATGCGTACGAGGTATCATGGAACAACCGGACAGGGCTCGCGCCTTCAGCGGGGTTTCACCCTCATTGAAATCATGGTGGTCATTGTCATCCTGGGTATTCTGGCCGGGCTCATTGTGCCCAGACTCATGGACGAACCGGACAAGGCCCGAGTGGTCAAGGCCAAAATGCAGATCGAAAGTCTGCTCACTGCGGTCAAGAAATACAAACTTGATACCGGGGAGTATCCGAGCACTGAGCAGGGGCTTATCGCCCTGGTGGAAAAACCCACAGTGGGCAAGGTGCCCGCCAATTATCCGGAAAAGGGATACATTTCCAAGGTCCCTCTTGATCCCTGGAACAACAATTATGTGTATATCTCTCCGGGTGAGCACGACGATGTGGAAATCATTTCCTACGGTGCCGATGGCGAGGAAGGCGGTGAAGGTGCCAATGCCGATATCAGGAGCTGGGAACTCGAATAG
- the gspD gene encoding type II secretion system secretin GspD: MHFSDKRTGCVLVGLFMALMVVCTSGAEAQQARESKYITMDFDQVDIHIFIKFISEITGRNFVVDDKVKGKVTVLSPSRINVDEAYKVFESVLEVNGLTAVPAGGVTKIVPSILARQKNIETRIKPFRSSRPDDTFVTQIIPLQHASADDLRKIMMPMVSKEGILIAYAPTETLILTDYFSNIQRLLRIVGELDIALEDARITVIRLKYAEAADAVGQIAKLVQPQKTGGKTPAVVKIVADERLNAVIVLAENKEMAQIVRLLNDLDHPTPKGKNSIHVVHLDNADAEELSKVLTGLAGQQTNKGKEPVISKDVKIVADKATNSLVVTAKPDEFEALQAVLRELDQPRKQVYVEAAIIEVTAGDSLDLGVAWQGGGESGDTVVIGTANTSTVQGNSSGGIPTASINGIATSAAQTFSFGLLSMPFTFNGYQYFSLGAFLQAAQTDSSVNIISTPQLMTLENEEAKVVIAENRPYQTSTNTSDADIDYANYEYKDVGVTLKVTPQINERGSVKMKIYQETSRVDSQATLATGGTLTPITRKRQAETTVEVADGKTVVIAGLIEDSSTNSKTKVPGLGDIPLLGWLFKTDSTSTAKTNMFVFLTPHVVESPEDSRKVFLDKMKLIESVRFNSRGRIEPMNKPLFMAGPLVIR; this comes from the coding sequence ATGCATTTTTCAGATAAACGAACCGGTTGCGTTCTGGTGGGATTGTTCATGGCCCTGATGGTTGTCTGTACTTCCGGGGCAGAGGCCCAGCAGGCCCGGGAATCCAAGTACATTACCATGGATTTTGACCAGGTGGATATCCATATATTCATCAAGTTCATCAGTGAGATAACCGGAAGAAATTTTGTGGTCGACGACAAGGTCAAGGGCAAGGTCACGGTGCTCTCGCCTTCCCGGATCAATGTGGACGAGGCCTACAAGGTGTTTGAGTCGGTTCTCGAGGTCAACGGACTGACCGCGGTTCCTGCGGGCGGGGTGACCAAGATTGTGCCTTCGATTCTGGCTCGGCAGAAGAATATCGAGACCCGTATCAAACCCTTTCGTTCGTCCCGTCCCGATGACACCTTCGTGACCCAGATCATCCCTTTGCAGCATGCATCAGCCGATGATTTGCGCAAGATCATGATGCCCATGGTCTCCAAGGAAGGTATTCTCATTGCCTATGCGCCCACGGAAACACTCATCCTGACCGATTATTTTTCCAATATCCAGCGGTTGCTCCGTATCGTGGGCGAGCTGGACATCGCCCTTGAGGACGCGAGGATCACGGTCATCCGGCTCAAGTATGCCGAGGCGGCTGATGCGGTCGGCCAGATAGCCAAGCTCGTGCAGCCCCAGAAAACAGGTGGAAAGACCCCGGCCGTGGTCAAGATAGTGGCGGATGAGCGGCTCAATGCGGTCATTGTGTTGGCCGAGAACAAGGAAATGGCTCAGATCGTCCGTCTGCTGAATGATCTGGATCATCCCACTCCCAAGGGGAAGAACTCCATTCATGTGGTTCATCTGGACAATGCCGATGCCGAGGAATTGAGCAAGGTCCTCACCGGTCTGGCAGGTCAGCAGACCAACAAGGGCAAGGAACCTGTCATTTCCAAGGATGTCAAAATCGTGGCCGACAAGGCCACCAACAGTCTGGTGGTCACGGCCAAACCCGACGAGTTCGAAGCGCTGCAAGCGGTTTTAAGGGAACTCGATCAGCCCAGAAAACAGGTTTATGTGGAGGCGGCGATCATCGAAGTGACCGCGGGGGATTCTCTTGATCTGGGGGTTGCCTGGCAAGGGGGAGGCGAGTCCGGAGATACCGTGGTCATAGGTACGGCCAATACCTCGACGGTGCAGGGTAACAGCTCGGGCGGGATTCCCACTGCAAGTATCAACGGCATTGCAACCAGTGCGGCCCAAACCTTTTCCTTTGGTCTTCTGTCCATGCCCTTTACCTTCAACGGGTACCAGTATTTCAGCCTGGGTGCTTTTCTCCAGGCCGCCCAGACGGACAGTAGTGTGAATATCATTTCCACCCCCCAGCTCATGACCCTGGAGAACGAGGAAGCCAAGGTGGTCATTGCCGAGAATCGGCCTTACCAGACAAGCACCAACACCTCGGACGCAGACATTGATTACGCCAACTACGAGTACAAGGACGTTGGCGTGACTCTGAAGGTCACTCCCCAGATCAATGAACGGGGATCGGTGAAAATGAAGATCTATCAGGAAACCAGCCGGGTTGATTCTCAGGCGACCCTGGCCACCGGGGGAACCCTGACACCCATTACGCGCAAGAGACAGGCCGAAACCACGGTTGAAGTGGCTGACGGCAAGACCGTGGTCATTGCCGGTCTTATTGAGGACAGCTCGACCAATTCCAAAACCAAGGTTCCCGGTCTCGGGGATATCCCCCTTTTGGGCTGGCTGTTCAAAACGGATTCCACATCCACTGCCAAGACCAACATGTTTGTGTTTCTCACTCCTCATGTGGTTGAAAGCCCCGAGGATTCCCGCAAGGTTTTTCTGGACAAGATGAAACTCATCGAATCCGTGCGGTTCAACTCCCGGGGACGCATCGAACCCATGAACAAGCCCTTGTTCATGGCCGGTCCCCTGGTGATCAGATGA
- the gspE gene encoding type II secretion system ATPase GspE, producing the protein MMKSMTPEEYFVHKGRITPEDVDETRAILEERGGEASRILLEQNKISEREFLDFWSRTLGMDIVEDLGSRELDYALVNTLPIQYAKKHLVLPYGRTQHEVLVVIHDPLTSDDVLGDLHVMFAPLAVTAALAPAREILSAINRVYGQAEDDGASEIIQDLDRGEDEDLLTGIEDEVGADLLDETSEAPIIKLVNHILAQAVKGRASDIHIEPYQHELNVRFRLDGVLYSKLSLSRKIHSAVVSRIKIMAKLDIAEKRLPQDGRIEIRIGDRQVDLRVSTIPTAFGERVVMRLLEKGLRLLTLEEIGLPEPLLQDMYRLITLSHGIVLVTGPTGSGKTTTLYAALNHINAPDKNILTIEDPVEYQLDGIGQMQVASKIDLTFARGLRAMVRQDPDVILVGEIRDLETAEIAIQAALTGHLVFSTLHTNDAASAVTRLIDMGIEPFLVSSSVRAIIAQRLVRKLCTACRRPYKSTKAQLDEWGLGFLSPGTTLYKASGCPACLETGYKGRTGIYEFLHLDEELASLILQTSDANQIRAAAVAKGMSSLRQAGMDLVARGETTVSEILRVTQV; encoded by the coding sequence ATGATGAAGTCCATGACGCCCGAGGAATACTTTGTTCACAAGGGGCGAATCACGCCCGAGGACGTGGACGAAACCCGTGCCATCCTCGAGGAGAGGGGCGGTGAAGCATCACGTATTCTTCTGGAACAGAACAAGATTTCCGAACGTGAGTTTCTTGATTTCTGGTCCCGGACACTGGGTATGGATATTGTGGAGGATCTTGGTTCCAGGGAACTGGATTATGCATTGGTCAATACCTTGCCCATCCAGTACGCCAAGAAACATCTGGTTTTGCCATATGGCCGCACACAACATGAAGTTCTGGTCGTGATTCACGATCCCCTGACCAGTGATGATGTGCTGGGTGATCTGCATGTCATGTTCGCTCCTCTTGCCGTGACCGCAGCATTGGCTCCGGCCAGGGAGATTCTTTCGGCCATCAATCGGGTGTATGGGCAGGCGGAAGACGACGGAGCCAGTGAGATCATCCAGGATTTGGACCGGGGAGAGGACGAAGACCTGCTCACGGGCATCGAGGACGAGGTCGGAGCCGACCTGTTGGACGAGACCAGCGAGGCCCCCATCATCAAGCTGGTCAACCATATTCTGGCCCAGGCCGTAAAGGGCCGGGCCAGCGACATCCATATCGAACCCTACCAGCACGAACTCAATGTCCGATTCCGTCTTGACGGGGTGTTGTACAGCAAGCTGTCCCTGTCCAGGAAAATCCATTCCGCAGTGGTCTCGCGCATCAAGATCATGGCCAAGCTGGACATTGCGGAAAAACGCCTCCCCCAGGACGGCCGCATCGAGATCCGCATCGGGGACCGGCAGGTGGATCTTCGTGTTTCCACCATTCCCACGGCATTTGGCGAACGGGTGGTTATGCGGCTTTTGGAAAAGGGGCTCAGGCTGCTGACTCTGGAAGAGATAGGCCTGCCTGAGCCGTTGCTCCAGGATATGTACCGGCTGATCACCCTCTCCCACGGGATTGTTCTGGTGACAGGGCCCACGGGTAGCGGGAAGACCACAACCCTGTATGCGGCCCTGAACCATATCAATGCTCCGGACAAGAACATCCTGACCATTGAGGATCCCGTTGAATATCAGCTCGACGGGATCGGTCAGATGCAGGTTGCCTCCAAGATTGATCTGACATTTGCCCGGGGGCTGCGGGCCATGGTTAGGCAGGATCCCGACGTCATTCTGGTGGGGGAAATCCGTGATCTGGAAACCGCGGAAATCGCCATTCAGGCCGCGTTGACCGGCCATCTGGTTTTTTCCACTCTGCACACCAATGACGCGGCTTCGGCCGTGACCCGGCTGATCGATATGGGCATTGAACCCTTTCTGGTTTCGTCTTCGGTCCGGGCGATCATTGCCCAGCGGCTGGTTCGCAAACTTTGCACCGCATGTCGCAGACCCTACAAGTCCACAAAGGCCCAGCTTGACGAATGGGGGCTGGGTTTTCTTTCTCCCGGGACAACCCTGTACAAGGCCAGCGGATGTCCCGCGTGCCTGGAAACCGGGTACAAGGGAAGGACCGGTATTTACGAATTTCTACACCTGGATGAGGAACTTGCCTCCCTGATTCTTCAGACCTCGGACGCCAACCAGATCCGCGCGGCCGCCGTGGCCAAGGGCATGAGCAGTTTGCGTCAGGCCGGCATGGACCTGGTTGCCAGGGGAGAGACTACGGTGAGTGAGATTTTGCGGGTGACGCAGGTATAG
- a CDS encoding prepilin-type N-terminal cleavage/methylation domain-containing protein, producing the protein MPISGAGNSNRGFTLIELTMVLFIVGLTLGLVLPGMDRILGGDSLRMTVNRVLSGADQARNQAMLDRKTWTLVLDVSSSLKWVDDALLDKDKQTLVLRPERGTRFRDVVLIRTGEVIKEKRAALAFLPNGLAEPALIHCLAEDGRIQTIYLKPFNPRPVVVAGDKGFEDFFKDQG; encoded by the coding sequence ATGCCGATATCAGGAGCTGGGAACTCGAATAGGGGGTTCACCCTCATCGAGCTGACCATGGTCCTGTTCATTGTCGGCTTGACGCTGGGATTGGTTCTTCCCGGTATGGACAGGATTTTGGGTGGCGATTCCCTGCGCATGACCGTGAACCGGGTTTTGAGCGGGGCTGATCAGGCCAGAAATCAGGCCATGCTCGACAGGAAAACCTGGACCCTTGTTCTTGATGTCTCCTCGTCTCTCAAATGGGTTGATGACGCCTTGCTGGACAAGGACAAGCAGACCCTTGTCCTCAGGCCCGAGAGGGGGACCCGCTTCCGGGATGTTGTCCTGATCCGCACCGGCGAGGTCATCAAAGAAAAAAGGGCGGCCCTGGCCTTTTTGCCGAACGGTCTGGCCGAGCCAGCCCTGATCCACTGCCTGGCCGAGGACGGACGCATCCAAACCATCTATCTCAAGCCTTTCAACCCTCGGCCGGTGGTTGTTGCCGGTGACAAGGGATTTGAGGATTTCTTCAAGGATCAAGGTTAA
- a CDS encoding AAA family ATPase: MYVSYFGLKQSPFRTAPDPDYFFGSGLHLRAVDRVVHAIRERAGLILVMGEIGQGKTTVCRYIQTRYRDEFVMGYLGNPFLDVREFGRQILLEFGLAGDVAGTGDIIRVLATFLKDQDRQGKVVVLFLDEAHLLSPDVLEFLLIVTNIQHRGRHLLQMVLAGQNEFQETLRQPRFASLNQRLGNRIMVTDLTKKEVAEYIRFRLDQAGWSGKTLFTSGAVSRIWKVTRGNPRLINQVCERLLEGAYEGRVHRIVPRDVEQVCTDPVCVPLLFPNRKHGEQYVWGPVLVGTFLALGLVGFSSPLHPPGPSGNLAVSALVPSREKPVNVTSGSLEMSEHKAPGTPGSVAAVDGDNGTQTGVEAKLEKILELLAQRKGADIARPGTTNPGRRSQTGASSSDSVLPARSSGQEKPARASRNHLSEIREPVLPSSPEIVVAAIVWDPLPRSRLAVVNERIVKQGDVVGRGYTVEAIRKDSIRLVKAGRMFENRVHGKGKK, encoded by the coding sequence ATGTATGTTTCCTACTTCGGGCTCAAGCAGAGCCCTTTCAGAACCGCGCCAGATCCGGATTATTTTTTCGGATCCGGGCTGCATCTCAGGGCCGTGGATCGGGTCGTCCACGCCATTCGGGAACGGGCCGGACTGATTCTTGTCATGGGCGAGATCGGTCAGGGCAAGACAACGGTCTGTCGGTACATCCAGACCCGGTACCGCGACGAGTTTGTGATGGGGTATCTGGGCAATCCGTTTCTGGATGTCCGGGAGTTTGGCCGTCAGATCCTTCTGGAGTTCGGACTTGCCGGGGATGTTGCGGGAACGGGAGATATTATTCGTGTACTGGCAACGTTCCTGAAGGATCAGGACAGGCAGGGCAAGGTGGTTGTACTCTTTTTGGACGAGGCCCATCTGCTCAGTCCCGACGTGCTCGAGTTCCTGCTCATCGTGACCAATATTCAGCACCGGGGTCGCCATCTCTTGCAGATGGTTTTGGCCGGTCAGAACGAGTTCCAGGAAACCCTGCGTCAGCCGAGATTTGCTTCTTTGAATCAACGCCTCGGGAATCGGATCATGGTTACCGACCTGACCAAGAAGGAGGTTGCCGAGTATATCCGTTTTCGTCTGGATCAGGCAGGCTGGTCGGGCAAGACCCTGTTCACGTCTGGGGCCGTGTCCAGAATCTGGAAGGTAACCCGGGGGAATCCGCGGCTGATCAATCAGGTTTGCGAACGTCTTCTTGAAGGGGCCTATGAGGGACGAGTCCATCGAATCGTTCCCAGAGACGTGGAACAGGTGTGCACCGATCCGGTCTGTGTGCCTCTTCTTTTTCCGAACAGGAAACATGGGGAGCAGTACGTGTGGGGACCCGTGCTGGTGGGAACGTTTCTGGCCCTCGGCCTTGTGGGCTTTTCTAGCCCCCTCCATCCGCCCGGGCCTTCCGGCAACCTGGCTGTTTCTGCGCTTGTTCCATCCCGGGAGAAGCCAGTTAACGTTACATCAGGCAGCCTTGAAATGTCTGAACACAAGGCTCCTGGAACTCCTGGTTCGGTGGCCGCAGTTGACGGGGACAATGGAACACAAACAGGGGTGGAAGCAAAATTGGAAAAGATACTCGAACTGCTGGCCCAAAGAAAAGGGGCCGATATCGCCCGACCCGGGACGACCAATCCCGGGCGCAGGTCCCAAACAGGTGCTTCCAGTTCAGACTCTGTACTTCCTGCCAGGTCTTCGGGGCAGGAGAAACCGGCGCGCGCATCAAGGAATCATCTGTCCGAAATCCGGGAACCGGTGTTGCCCTCGTCCCCGGAGATCGTAGTGGCCGCCATTGTCTGGGACCCGCTTCCCCGGTCCCGATTGGCCGTTGTGAACGAACGTATTGTCAAACAGGGAGATGTTGTGGGCCGGGGGTATACGGTCGAGGCCATCCGCAAGGACAGTATACGCCTGGTGAAAGCCGGGAGAATGTTTGAAAATCGTGTTCACGGAAAGGGAAAGAAGTAG
- a CDS encoding type IV pilus modification PilV family protein, which produces MKPLSTAPVANGSLASRSRGLSSPCGLTLMEVLVALIILAVGLLAVLKGSGDNQKALIASREMTEVGMLGQNLLEEIGAAGLDKWEVWQGTFDPPYDGYAWEMETVATDVTAMEKGVLTIRLARDQSRVLVLEELFLTGEQ; this is translated from the coding sequence ATGAAGCCTCTTTCAACTGCCCCGGTTGCCAATGGTTCCCTGGCGTCAAGATCCAGGGGTCTGTCCTCTCCCTGTGGTCTGACCCTCATGGAGGTTTTGGTCGCCCTGATCATTCTTGCGGTGGGTCTTTTGGCGGTTCTCAAGGGAAGTGGCGACAATCAGAAAGCCTTGATCGCTTCCCGGGAGATGACCGAGGTCGGTATGCTCGGACAGAATCTCCTGGAAGAAATCGGAGCCGCGGGCCTGGACAAATGGGAGGTATGGCAGGGGACCTTTGATCCCCCGTATGATGGATACGCCTGGGAAATGGAGACTGTTGCCACGGACGTAACAGCCATGGAAAAGGGGGTGTTGACCATCCGTCTCGCCCGGGACCAGAGCCGTGTCCTGGTGCTTGAAGAGCTTTTCTTGACGGGAGAACAATGA
- a CDS encoding type II secretion system protein N, translating to MLGLTKGLEGLGAMLRGFRTGLTPLVQMINATVLTTVINVLVIVLVVYMLVAAGLKRDRVALENRAIVNSHRETVRQPRAKPLAGPRLRRLEEYRSIAARDLFGTGKQAVKPGDDKEEVRIENMPLASLQLRLMGTVVASDPAMRKAIIAEANGRNERMYREGDRVKGATIKKILRYAVVLNTGKRDEVLKMEIPRKDKPNPPSGRLDRRVPVQAVTHSRGEAQQSLATSSLLFETTAFEGHWSGGISDQTQEHGTGSVLFTPGLWINDILSG from the coding sequence ATGCTGGGATTGACAAAGGGGCTTGAAGGTTTGGGGGCAATGCTTCGCGGTTTCAGGACCGGCCTGACTCCATTGGTGCAGATGATCAATGCGACCGTGTTGACCACGGTGATCAATGTGCTGGTTATTGTCCTTGTCGTGTACATGCTTGTGGCAGCCGGTCTGAAACGGGACAGGGTAGCCCTGGAAAACAGGGCTATTGTGAACAGTCATCGCGAGACGGTTCGCCAGCCCCGGGCAAAGCCGCTAGCAGGTCCCAGGTTGAGGCGTCTTGAAGAGTATCGCTCCATTGCTGCCCGTGATCTTTTCGGAACCGGGAAACAGGCTGTCAAACCAGGGGACGACAAGGAAGAGGTCAGGATCGAGAACATGCCATTGGCCTCGTTGCAGCTCAGACTCATGGGCACTGTGGTCGCCAGCGATCCGGCCATGCGAAAGGCCATCATTGCCGAGGCCAACGGGCGCAATGAGCGCATGTACCGTGAAGGGGACCGGGTCAAAGGCGCCACCATCAAGAAAATTCTCCGGTATGCGGTTGTGCTGAACACAGGCAAGAGGGACGAGGTGCTGAAAATGGAGATCCCCCGCAAAGACAAACCGAATCCGCCATCGGGCCGGTTGGACAGGCGCGTTCCGGTTCAGGCCGTTACCCATAGTCGGGGAGAGGCCCAACAGTCCCTTGCGACGAGTTCCTTGCTATTTGAGACAACCGCGTTTGAAGGCCACTGGTCTGGCGGGATCAGCGATCAGACTCAAGAGCATGGGACAGGCAGCGTTTTATTCACGCCGGGACTATGGATCAATGATATTCTCTCGGGGTGA
- the gspF gene encoding type II secretion system inner membrane protein GspF: MAVFEYKAIDGRGRSSRGIVDADSVRLAGQKLRGQGLYPSVIKQVKSSPRQGRGDVRGRRFSLSRISRSQLASSIRQLSTLLGAGLPLVTSINGVVKQMKPGPLRLVLTQIKERVNEGSSLSDALEEHGSVFPPTFSALVRAGETSGTLELVMEQLADFEERKLALIRKIQTSLAYPVLMLVTGLAVVFFLLTYVIPKVTQIFLDYGQILPRPTIILIAISSFLQQYWPILFGGGLVFVLLVRFYVRTTTGRVRFHAFILRVPVVGPILHHAAISRFARTFATLLKNDVSLLTALNVVRNVVDNEVMATAIDASRKEISEGESIAAPLSRKGIFPETVIQMIAAGEQSGHLDAMLFKVAETSEMEVSTRLGVATSLLEPIMILGLGMIVGFVVLAVLLPIFEMSHLIR, from the coding sequence ATGGCGGTTTTTGAATACAAGGCCATTGATGGCAGGGGACGGTCCTCCAGGGGAATAGTGGACGCGGACAGTGTTCGTCTGGCCGGGCAGAAATTGCGTGGTCAGGGATTGTACCCTTCTGTCATCAAACAGGTAAAGAGTTCACCGCGTCAAGGGCGTGGTGACGTTCGGGGACGTCGCTTTTCCCTGTCCAGGATTTCCCGGTCCCAGCTTGCCTCGTCCATTCGGCAACTCTCCACCCTCCTGGGGGCAGGGCTTCCCCTGGTTACCTCCATCAACGGCGTGGTCAAGCAGATGAAACCCGGTCCCCTGCGTCTGGTCCTGACCCAGATCAAGGAGCGGGTCAATGAGGGAAGCAGTCTGTCCGATGCCCTGGAAGAACATGGTTCGGTCTTTCCGCCGACCTTTTCCGCTCTGGTCCGTGCCGGTGAGACCTCGGGAACACTGGAGCTGGTCATGGAGCAATTGGCTGATTTTGAGGAACGAAAACTGGCCCTGATCAGAAAGATCCAGACCAGTCTGGCCTATCCCGTGCTCATGCTTGTTACCGGCCTTGCCGTGGTGTTTTTTCTCCTGACCTATGTCATCCCCAAGGTGACCCAGATATTTCTGGATTACGGCCAAATCCTGCCGCGCCCCACGATCATTCTCATCGCCATCAGCTCGTTTTTGCAACAGTACTGGCCGATTCTTTTCGGGGGGGGGCTGGTCTTCGTCCTTTTGGTCAGGTTCTATGTGCGGACCACAACCGGCAGGGTCAGGTTTCACGCGTTCATTCTCAGGGTGCCGGTGGTCGGGCCCATTTTGCACCATGCGGCCATCTCCCGGTTTGCCAGAACCTTTGCCACCCTGCTCAAGAACGATGTTTCCCTGCTGACGGCGTTAAACGTGGTGCGTAACGTGGTGGACAATGAAGTCATGGCTACTGCCATTGATGCCAGTCGCAAGGAGATCAGTGAGGGAGAAAGCATTGCCGCGCCCCTGTCGCGCAAGGGGATCTTCCCTGAAACCGTTATTCAAATGATCGCGGCCGGGGAACAGAGTGGCCATCTGGACGCCATGCTTTTCAAGGTTGCGGAGACCTCGGAAATGGAGGTCTCCACCCGTCTGGGCGTAGCCACCTCCCTGCTCGAGCCGATAATGATCCTGGGACTCGGGATGATTGTCGGATTTGTTGTCCTTGCCGTGCTTTTGCCCATTTTCGAGATGAGTCATCTCATACGATAG
- a CDS encoding tetratricopeptide repeat protein, whose translation MNESPCIIRSAMWLGCALVVWILVTGCAAVNKKETVVSARPDAEFHHALRLMQENDVPGAIDMLDRVIVANPDDSVALYNRGYCFQQTEAYLNAVADYTAALEIDPDMVQAACNRGSALFAHGQKDEARKQWESLARRHPEYAPTFYNLGLYYLEKKQFDRAVKEFSRAINRDPSMTAAFVNRANGYVALGRLEEAAQDYTRAIALKRTDAQIYFNRAVAWDEMADYDQAISDYSRAVAFDPDFAAAYYNRGILYMRLGGKRLGCADMSQACSLGLCDRYRQLQKLGDCPLDVDEHE comes from the coding sequence ATGAACGAATCCCCTTGTATAATCCGGTCGGCCATGTGGCTCGGCTGCGCCTTGGTCGTTTGGATACTGGTCACCGGGTGTGCAGCCGTCAACAAGAAGGAAACCGTTGTGTCCGCCCGGCCTGATGCAGAATTTCACCATGCATTGCGGCTCATGCAGGAAAATGATGTTCCCGGGGCCATCGACATGCTGGACAGGGTGATCGTGGCCAACCCTGATGACAGCGTGGCCTTGTACAATCGGGGGTATTGTTTCCAACAGACCGAAGCGTATTTGAACGCTGTGGCGGATTATACTGCGGCCCTGGAAATCGATCCGGATATGGTCCAGGCGGCCTGCAACCGTGGCTCCGCGCTGTTTGCCCATGGACAAAAGGACGAGGCCCGCAAGCAGTGGGAATCTCTTGCCAGGAGGCATCCCGAGTATGCACCGACGTTTTACAATCTCGGCCTGTATTATCTGGAGAAAAAGCAGTTCGACCGGGCGGTGAAGGAATTTTCAAGGGCCATCAACAGGGATCCCTCCATGACCGCGGCTTTTGTCAACCGTGCCAACGGGTATGTGGCCCTGGGCAGACTCGAGGAGGCTGCCCAGGACTACACCCGTGCCATTGCCCTCAAGCGAACCGATGCCCAGATCTATTTCAACCGTGCCGTGGCCTGGGATGAAATGGCTGATTATGATCAGGCCATTTCCGATTATTCCAGGGCCGTTGCGTTTGATCCGGATTTTGCGGCCGCCTACTACAATCGGGGTATCCTGTACATGCGCCTTGGCGGCAAGCGTCTCGGGTGCGCGGATATGAGCCAGGCGTGCAGTCTGGGATTGTGTGACCGGTACCGGCAGTTGCAAAAGCTGGGGGATTGTCCACTGGATGTTGATGAGCACGAATAA